A section of the Amblyomma americanum isolate KBUSLIRL-KWMA chromosome 2, ASM5285725v1, whole genome shotgun sequence genome encodes:
- the LOC144118530 gene encoding THAP domain-containing protein 10-like, with translation MSVFVRGSQPWNAATTMPLTSCVMGFCPSKAGDGAVLHKFPRDKEQRDAWIKFVRAAGRHYWTPAKSSVLCSLHFSMDSYYSTYAAELGIPTQRRLRPGAVPTVYPAAARRLLAQETGATSPKRQCIAGVGGDRDGSCDMPAMDEVSSPLGHRSCAPSPPCGATAGFAHSSFDSQTQCSVQVSVKATQANSYKKMRSIGVQTKGVN, from the exons ATGAGCGTGTTTGTTCGTGGCAGCCAGCCTTGGAACGCTGCGACCACCATGCCTTTGACCTCCTGCGTGATGGGCTTCTGCCCAAGCAAAGCCGGAGACGGCGCGGTGTTGCATAAGTTCCCTCGGGACAAAGAGCAAAGGGACGCGTGGATAAAGTTTGTTCGTGCCGCCGGGCGGCACTATTGGACACCGGCCAAGAGCAGCGTGCTTTGTTCACTTCACTTTTCGATGGACTCGTACTACAGCACGTATGCGGCCGAGCTTGGGATTCCAACGCAGCGGCGCCTAAGACCCGGTGCTGTGCCGACGGTGTATCCCGCTGCTGCTCGTCGTCTCCTTGCACAAGAAACGGGAGCAACTTCACCGAAGCGTCAG TGTATCGCTGGCGTTGGCGGCGATCGTGACGGTTCCTGCGACATGCCGGCCATGGACGAAGTATCTTCAC CACTTGGGCATCGCTCCTGCGCGCCATCACCACCTTGTGGAGCCACAGCAGGATTTGCACACAGTTCATTTGACTCCCAGACGCAGTGCTCTGTGCAGGTGTCAGTAAAGGCGACACAGGCCAATTCATATAAAAAAATGAGGAGCATCGGTGTGCAGACAAAAGGTGTGAACTGA
- the LOC144118531 gene encoding uncharacterized protein LOC144118531 isoform X1 yields the protein MDTSLKRIIDVQLVQSNEVLCSSAMELEGLKRVLKVLDSQKVRVIKLVTDRHTQVRSHLLKERPDVPHCIDAWHVAKGLKKKLQAVSRSRGCDLIGKWVTSIINHLYFSVKTGAGRGTDAFIKLRVIVENSRLLIDIKQVSASCQTSSVESFHSLVNRLALKSFTFSFYGMLARYESIDFFTYASAIHLYNSVLDVIKGGSNVSKIPTLVCLQILCCPCKKYQYI from the exons ATGGACACGTCACTAAAACGCATAATTGACGTGCAGCTTGTGCAG TCAAATGAGGTCTTGTGCAGTTCTGCCATGGAGCTGGAGGGATTAAAGAGGGTCCTGAAGGTGCTTGACAGCCAAAAAGTTCGTGTCATTAAACTTGTCACAGACAGGCACACCCAGGTGCGCAGCCACTTGCTGAAAGAGCGACCTGATGTCCCCCACTGCATTGATGCTTGGCATGTAGCCAAAG ggctAAAAAAGAAGCTGCAGGCTGTATCAAGATCACGAGGCTGCGATCTCATTGGAAAGTGGGTGACGTCAATCATCAACCACTTGTACTTTTCAGTGAAGACTGGTGCAGGCAGAG GCACCGATGCAtttataaagctgagggttataGTTGAAAACAGCCGCCTGCTTATCGACATCAAGCAGGTGTCAGCGTCATGCCAGACATCGAGCGTGGAGTCATTCCATTCATTGGTCAATAGGCTCGCACTGAAGAGCTTCACATTTTCCTTCTATGGAATGCTGGCAAGGTATGAAAGTATTGATTTCTTTACATACGCATCAGCAATACACTTATATAATTCTGTGCTAGATGTTATAAAGGGCGGCAGTAATGTGTCTAAAATACCTACCTTGGTGTGTTTACAAATTCTTTGTTGTCCATGCAAAAAATATCAATATATCTAA
- the LOC144118531 gene encoding uncharacterized protein LOC144118531 isoform X2 produces the protein MDTSLKRIIDVQLVQSNEVLCSSAMELEGLKRVLKVLDSQKVRVIKLVTDRHTQVRSHLLKERPDVPHCIDAWHVAKGLKKKLQAVSRSRGCDLIGKWVTSIINHLYFSVKTGAGRGELAVAVWRSFLNHVQNKHCKHSDEYPNCDHGDLLPRKWILPGNSVVSSNLAFIL, from the exons ATGGACACGTCACTAAAACGCATAATTGACGTGCAGCTTGTGCAG TCAAATGAGGTCTTGTGCAGTTCTGCCATGGAGCTGGAGGGATTAAAGAGGGTCCTGAAGGTGCTTGACAGCCAAAAAGTTCGTGTCATTAAACTTGTCACAGACAGGCACACCCAGGTGCGCAGCCACTTGCTGAAAGAGCGACCTGATGTCCCCCACTGCATTGATGCTTGGCATGTAGCCAAAG ggctAAAAAAGAAGCTGCAGGCTGTATCAAGATCACGAGGCTGCGATCTCATTGGAAAGTGGGTGACGTCAATCATCAACCACTTGTACTTTTCAGTGAAGACTGGTGCAGGCAGAGGTGAGCTTGCGGTGGCCGTTTGGCGATCATTTCTAAACCACGTGCAGAACAAGCACTGTAAGCACAGTGATGAATATCCCAACTGTGACCACGGGGACCTCTTGCCCAGAAAGTGGATCTTGCCAGGTAATTCTGTCGTGTCAAGTAACTTGGCATTTATATTGTAG
- the LOC144121142 gene encoding uncharacterized protein LOC144121142, whose translation MLEMFYCGLCTYSSTSKAHLGVHAYFTHDAKPVPWYKNNSDAEHALPLDEFKNLVHRKRYFCTLTTTCHFSCLTNDIFRRHLVSHKDFSAYKCHLCFGSTDTCGLLFHHYQTDHGFFAVQCLYCDFGSNDDWIVMRHVMEQHSRRPFRILLRNGDTPAVSRELRLLIQEYLTEDPVMPSQPCTQLSVEALTQENVTSSNEPMSGVGPSLPCAQLSLEALTQVNVTSSNAAMPRADLVNLGHSSLEAKLSLDDSCKGVSNMDSEVEEKLVENHAATFAVCVTHQSAGRTSPLSTGESPHSSSSDCTQRLSTQLQGTKSLHPSCHVEQNLELEPGKAQPLLETETSSSLNDSWHLACSAENCSVEFGDIFDYLNHLAECHPLQSSFPCPKCDLTVSSTDLSMHLVEKHSGFLFCPYQDCSFGSPDQCGLDTHIIQAHQIYREENRNGAHVANEQGLCTTSNSSSRNDTSTGSVDFTSEMEISNREIGDDKLCCEVNLEDAKDDLTNRLYICGLCSANYSTLTCYLHHTASAHSVPFICGHCFKPYKRSRCLLMHAGCLHLGQPFSVLCLKDGKETDIGLNVAPLWIEEAQEYLRMVQPGKMRAKGKTMLKNLKRAVTYISSACLENVSSQTELLQSNAVSHSASLKLVHGAEGTSLQYERTVDTVRSDATVSSGRSVPSQLLYDPAPVGVVCNGSSNSSENQLTVVPHLFKNLDINLVDTSPPHLQNNASCSTSQFTIARNVKWKILQSVYIDASSIKKVNGNIVVDSGVLRKLRRLNSQLPMSRPPVKKVSGSLCCRVDEGLHVCSECVLTFSTYEELAKHIVKLHSLDIINGFDLASAVLSIADSSDLQGLTFQHGIKQSRDTAQLQLKRVQSEVQKREVDNNELFVCLHNRSVKVPYSQFSRVKNLDPVVKLVRLPKIKKEPKE comes from the coding sequence ATGTTGGAAATGTTTTACTGTGGCTTGTGTACGTACTCGTCTACTTCAAAGGCTCACCTAGGTGTTCATGCATACTTTACACATGATGCTAAGCCGGTTCCATGGTATAAGAACAATTCTGATGCTGAGCATGCTTTGCCTCTTGATGAGTTCAAGAACTTGGTCCATAGAAAACGCTACTTTTGTACTTTAACAACTACTTGTCACTTCAGCTGTCTGACCAATGACATCTTTCGTCGACACTTGGTGTCTCATAAGGACTTCAGTGCGTACAAATGTCACCTGTGCTTTGGGTCCACTGATACTTGTGGTCTTCTGTTTCACCACTATCAAACGGACCATGgattttttgctgtgcagtgccTATACTGTGACTTTGGTAGCAATGATGACTGGATTGTCATGCGCCATGTTATGGAACAGCACTCAAGAAGGCCTTTCAGAATTTTGCTTCGAAATGGAGATACCCCTGCAGTGTCTCGAGAGCTGCGACTATTGATCCAAGAATATCTAACAGAGGACCCTGTGATGCCATCCCAGCCTTGCACACAATTATCAGTGGAAGCACTGACACAGGAAAATGTGACTTCAAGTAATGAACCTATGTCTGGAGTTGGCCCATCTCTGCCTTGTGCACAATTGTCACTGGAGGCACTTACACAGGTAAATGTGACTTCAAGTAATGCAGCCATGCCGAGAGCTGACCTGGTGAATTTGGGGCACTCTTCTCTTGAAGCCAAACTGAGCTTGGATGATTCCTGCAAAGGAGTGTCGAACATGGACTCAGAAGTGGAGGAAAAATTAGTAGAAAATCATGCTGCTACCTTTGCTGTCTGTGTAACCCACCAAAGTGCTGGTAGAACATCTCCACTAAGCACAGGAGAAAGTCCGCACTCTTCATCAAGCGATTGCACACAACGCTTGTCAACACAACTTCAGGGGACAAAAAGTCTGCACCCATCTTGCCATGTTGAGCAGAACTTGGAATTGGAACCTGGTAAGGCCCAGCCGTTACTGGAAACAGAGACAAGTTCAAGTCTTAATGACAGTTGGCACCTTGCCTGTAGTGCAGAAAACTGTTCCGTAGAATTTGGAGACATTTTTGACTATTTGAATCATCTTGCCGAGTGCCATCCATTGCAGTCGTCATTCCCCTGTCCGAAGTGTGATCTCACTGTCTCATCTACTGATCTTTCTATGCATCTTGTTGAAAAGCATAGTGGTTTTTTGTTTTGTCCTTATCAGGACTGTTCATTTGGAAGTCCTGATCAATGTGGCCTTGATACTCATATAATTCAGGCACATCAGATCTATAGAGAAGAGAACAGGAATGGTGCTCATGTAGCAAATGAACAAGGGCTCTGTACTACTAGTAATTCATCCTCCAGAAACGACACAAGTACAGGGAGTGTTGATTTCACATCAGAAATGGAAATATCCAATAGAGAAATTGGGGATGACAAGTTATGTTGCGAAGTGAACTTGGAAGATGCTAAGGATGATCTCACTAACCGGCTGTACATCTGTGGCTTGTGTTCCGCAAACTACAGCACACTGACTTGCTACCTCCACCATACGGCTTCTGCACACTCGGTACCATTCATCTGTGGCCACTGCTTCAAGCCATACAAGAGGTCAAGATGTCTACTCATGCATGCTGGGTGCCTACATTTAGGGCAGCCATTCTCTGTTCTTTGTCTTAAAGATGGAAAGGAGACTGACATTGGTCTTAATGTTGCACCATTATGGATAGAGGAAGCTCAGGAGTATCTGAGGATGGTGCAGCCTGGAAAGATGCGAGCAAAAGGCAAGACCATGTTAAAGAATCTCAAGAGGGCAGTTACTTACATCAGTTCTGCCTGTCTTGAAAATGTTTCTTCTCAAACAGAGCTCTTGCAGAGCAATGCTGTGTCACATAGTGCATCTCTGAAGCTAGTACATGGAGCTGAAGGGACATCTCTGCAGTACGAGCGTACTGTTGACACTGTCCGTTCAGACGCTACAGTTTCGAGTGGTCGGTCAGTTCCAAGCCAGCTGTTGTATGACCCTGCACCGGTAGGGGTTGTCTgcaatggcagcagcaacagTTCTGAGAACCAGCTTACAGTGGTACCTCATCTGTTCAAGAACTTGGATATAAATCTTGTTGATACATCTCCCCCTCATTTGCAAAATAATGCATCATGCTCAACGTCTCAATTCACCATTGCTAGAAATGTTAAGTGGAAGATACTTCAATCAGTTTACATTGATGCTTCTTCTATCAAAAAGGTGAATGGTAATATTGTAGTTGACAGTGGAGTTTTACGAAAGCTACGCAGGCTGAACTCGCAGTTGCCCATGAGCAGACCACCTGTGAAGAAAGTCTCTGGCTCTTTGTGCTGTAGAGTTGATGAAGGGCTCCATGTGTGTTCTGAATGCGTCCTCACATTTTCTACCTATGAAGAACTTGCTAAGCACATTGTTAAGCTCCACAGCTTGGACATTATTAATGGCTTTGACCTTGCCAGCGCTGTGCTATCTATTGCAGACAGCTCGGACCTTCAAGGATTAACGTTTCAACATGGCATCAAGCAGTCAAGAGATACTGCACAGCTTCAATTGAAACGAGTACAGTCTGAAGTTCAGAAAAGAGAGGTTGATAATAATGAACTCTTTGTCTGTCTACACAACAGAAGTGTGAAGGTGCCATACAGTCAGTTTTCACGTGTGAAGAATTTGGATCCTGTTGTTAAACTAGTTCGGCTTCCAAAGATTAAGAAGGAACCTAAGGAATGA